One window of the Populus nigra chromosome 4, ddPopNigr1.1, whole genome shotgun sequence genome contains the following:
- the LOC133691123 gene encoding transcription factor bHLH93-like, with the protein MEINGHDFLEELIALSRESWQPTPNYPSEMNELFSGSFNHGCFEEIPATLPQTSFCPEGLISSPLKQDFNNYYFNEVFCPFGDEFSAPQFTDEFSSAPQFTDSSYNTLDTPPFPVQDDTPMSMMEDEELGLLANDQQNLQMQGTCKVEPIQSPEVSAFNAGICPERKIRGKKMEGQPSKNLMAERRRRKRLNDRLSMLRSIVPKISKMDRTSILGDTIDYMKELLERINNLQQEIEVGSEELKMISIFKDTKPNEIVVRNSPKFEVERRNEDTRIDICCATKPGLLLSSVTTLETLGLEIQQCVISCFNDFTMQASCSEELEQRTLISSEDIKQALFRNAGYGGRCL; encoded by the exons ATGGAAATTAATGGACATGATTTCTTAGAGGAGTTAATAGCTCTAAGTAGGGAATCTTGGCAACCCACTCCAAATTATCCATCAGAAATGAATGAGCTTTTCTCTGGTAGCTTTAACCATGGTTGCTTTGAAGAAATCCCAGCTACACTCCCACAAACTTCTTTCTGTCCTGAAGGATTAATTTCATCTCCTCTTAAACAAGACTTCAACAACTACTACTTTAATGAAGTCTTCTGCCCATTTGGTGATGAGTTCTCAGCACCACAGTTCACAGATGAGTTCTCTTCAGCCCCACAATTCACCGATTCTTCCTATAACACGCTTGACACACCACCGTTTCCTGTTCAAGACGATACTCCAATGTCCATGATGGAAGATGAGGAGCTGGGTCTGCTTGCTAATGATCAACAGAATTTGCAGATGCAGGGTACTTGCAAAGTTGAGCCCATTCAGTCGCCGGAGGTGTCGGCTTTCAATGCTGGTATCTGTCCAGAAAGAAAGATTAGAGGCAAGAAGATGGAGGGGCAACCGTCAAAGAACCTAATGGCCGAGAGAAGGCGAAGAAAGAGGTTAAATGACCGGCTTTCAATGCTAAGATCAATTGTTCCTAAAATCAGCAAG ATGGACAGAACATCAATACTTGGAGACACAATAGATTATATGAAGGAACTATTGGAGAGAATCAACAACTTGCAGCAAGAGATTGAAGTGGGTTCAGAGGAGTTGAAGATGATTAGCATTTTCAAGGACACAAAACCCAATGAAATTGTTGTGAGAAATTCACCAAAG TTTGAAGTGGAAAGAAGAAATGAGGATACAAGGATTGATATTTGCTGTGCAACAAAGCCAGGGTTATTGCTATCATCAGTAACAACATTAGAAACATTAGGCCTTGAGATTCAGCAGTGTGTGATTAGTTGTTTCAATGACTTTACAATGCAAGCTTCTTGCTCAGAG GAATTGGAGCAGAGAACACTAATAAGTTCTGAAGACATAAAACAGGCATTGTTTAGAAATGCAGGATATGGAGGGAGATGCCTGTAG
- the LOC133690573 gene encoding phosphoglycerate mutase-like protein 1 gives MSILYNTPLMPLPSPTLPLSLNNNLSFTAISFSISKPTRNLRPPLQRHPSSHPSSLPRCFSSLSEMDGTVGQCLYPLHRTKTIHLVRHAQGIHNVEGEKDYNAYMSEELFDAHLTPLGWRQVDNLRKHVFEFGINKKIELVIVSPLLRTMQTAVGVFGGEGYTDGINAPPLMVENAGKSNHPAISSLHSPPFIAVELCREHLGVHPCDRRRSISEYRSIFPAIDFSLIESDEDILWRADIREKDEEVAARGQKFLKWLWTRKEKEIAVVSHSGFLYHTLSAFGNDCYPSVKSEICTHFANCELRSVVLVDRGMIGSDTAITNYPGKKPQGLDLPSDLAEEINPS, from the exons ATGTCCATTCTATATAATACCCCTCTAATGCCTTTGCCATCACCGACGCTGCCTCTTTCTTTGAACAACAATCTCTCATTTACTGCTATTTCCTTCTCCATTTCAAAGCCTACACGTAACCTAAGACCACCACTACAACGCCACCCCTCTTCTCATCCTTCTTCTTTACCACGTTGTTTCTCTTCTCTGTCAG AAATGGATGGCACAGTTGGTCAATGTCTTTACCCACTACACCGCACTAAAACAATTCACCTG GTTAGGCACGCACAAGGGATTCACAACGTAGAAGGAGAAAAGGACTATAATGCTTATATGTCTGAAGAACTCTTTGATGCGCACCTTACCCCTCTAGGCTGGCGGCAG GTTGATAATCTGCGCAAGCACGTTTTTGAATTTGGGATCAATAAGAAGATTGAATTGGTCATTGTTTCCCCTTTGTTAAG GACCATGCAAACAGCAGTCGGAGTATTTGGTGGGGAAGGGTACACGGATGGTATAAATGCCCCTCCATTGATGGTGGAAAATGCAGGGAAAAGTAACCATCCTGCAATTTCAAGTTTACACTCTCCTCCATTTATTGCAGTTGAGCTTTGTCGAGAACATTTG GGAGTTCATCCATGTGATAGGAGAAGAAGCATCAGTGAGTACCGGTCCATATTTCCAGCAATTGATTTTTCATTG ATTGAAAGTGATGAAGACATTTTGTGGAGGGCTGATATCAGAGAGAAGGATGAAGAAGTTGCAGCCAGGGGACAGAAGTTCTTGAAATG GTTGTGGACtcgaaaagagaaggagattgCAGTTGTTTCCCACAGTGGATTCTTATATCATACATTAAGTGCTTTTGGAAATGATTGTTATCCATCTGTGAAGAGTGAAATATGCACGCA CTTTGCGAATTGTGAGCTTCGTTCAGTGGTCCTTGTTGATAGAGG TATGATAGGATCAGATACAGCAATAACTAATTATCCTGGAAAAAAACCTCAAGGGCTTGACCTTCCAAGTGATTTGGCGGAAGAGATTAATCCGTCTTAA
- the LOC133692844 gene encoding phosphoglycerate mutase-like protein 1 isoform X2, with protein sequence MDANPALFLYPLEHSKILHLVRHAQGIHNVAGEKDHDALLSPEYFDAHLSPLGEQQAGNLRKQIHASGQLERIDLVITSPLCRALQTAIQVFGSEGQINGSKEANIDNSGISSLKCPPIVASELCRERLGVHPCDKRRTISENRSRFPTIDFSLIESDEDILWKTDARETDEEIAARGLKFMNWLWTRPEKEIAIVTHHRFLQHTLNALGNDCHPSVKNKIREL encoded by the exons ATGGATGCCAATCCAGCTCTATTTCTGTACCCACTAGAGCATTCTAAAATCCTCCATCTG GTGAGGCATGCACAGGGAATCCACAACGTAGCAGGGGAGAAAGATCATGACGCGCTGTTATCTCCTGAATATTTTGATGCACATCTGTCTCCTTTGGGCGAGCAACAG GCGGGCAATCTAAGGAAGCAAATTCATGCATCTGGACAACTTGAGAGGATTGATTTAGTCATCACTTCTCCATTGTGCAG GGCCCTGCAAACCGCCATACAAGTCTTTGGTAGCGAAGGCCAGATAAATGGATCAAAGGAGGCAAATATAGACAATAGTGGGATATCAAGTCTCAAATGCCCACCAATTGTAGCATCTGAACTTTGTCGAGAACGTTTG GGAGTTCATCCATGTGACAAGAGGAGAACCATTAGCGAGAATCGGTCTCGTTTTCCTACAATTGATTTTTCATTG ATAGAAAGTGATGAAGACATCTTGTGGAAGACTGATGCTAGGGAGACCGATGAGGAAATTGCAGCCAGGGGCTTGAAGTTTATGAACTG GTTGTGGACACGACCAGAGAAAGAAATTGCAATAGTTACTCACCATAGATTCTTGCAGCACACATTGAATGCTTTGGGAAATGATTGTCATCCATCAGTGAAAAACAAG ATTCGAGAACTGTGA
- the LOC133692844 gene encoding phosphoglycerate mutase-like protein 1 isoform X1, whose amino-acid sequence MDANPALFLYPLEHSKILHLVRHAQGIHNVAGEKDHDALLSPEYFDAHLSPLGEQQAGNLRKQIHASGQLERIDLVITSPLCRALQTAIQVFGSEGQINGSKEANIDNSGISSLKCPPIVASELCRERLGVHPCDKRRTISENRSRFPTIDFSLIESDEDILWKTDARETDEEIAARGLKFMNWLWTRPEKEIAIVTHHRFLQHTLNALGNDCHPSVKNKVCKKFENCELRSMIIVDKE is encoded by the exons ATGGATGCCAATCCAGCTCTATTTCTGTACCCACTAGAGCATTCTAAAATCCTCCATCTG GTGAGGCATGCACAGGGAATCCACAACGTAGCAGGGGAGAAAGATCATGACGCGCTGTTATCTCCTGAATATTTTGATGCACATCTGTCTCCTTTGGGCGAGCAACAG GCGGGCAATCTAAGGAAGCAAATTCATGCATCTGGACAACTTGAGAGGATTGATTTAGTCATCACTTCTCCATTGTGCAG GGCCCTGCAAACCGCCATACAAGTCTTTGGTAGCGAAGGCCAGATAAATGGATCAAAGGAGGCAAATATAGACAATAGTGGGATATCAAGTCTCAAATGCCCACCAATTGTAGCATCTGAACTTTGTCGAGAACGTTTG GGAGTTCATCCATGTGACAAGAGGAGAACCATTAGCGAGAATCGGTCTCGTTTTCCTACAATTGATTTTTCATTG ATAGAAAGTGATGAAGACATCTTGTGGAAGACTGATGCTAGGGAGACCGATGAGGAAATTGCAGCCAGGGGCTTGAAGTTTATGAACTG GTTGTGGACACGACCAGAGAAAGAAATTGCAATAGTTACTCACCATAGATTCTTGCAGCACACATTGAATGCTTTGGGAAATGATTGTCATCCATCAGTGAAAAACAAGGTGTGCAAAAA ATTCGAGAACTGTGAACTTCGTTCAATGATCATTGTTGATAAAGAATAG
- the LOC133690878 gene encoding uncharacterized protein LOC133690878, with the protein MVKAVIGDETQLTSAEDRLSQSGLTSQVGLVIGKLSSKLDRGFIFDLVPTPPNDAGESACSLLEATKDDNKRKASKSKSQTAVDSSALNIDSDWVAEHARQVSRMLVGGMKVIGVYVWVSDSAFKNSTITLFQLLQTVKGVAEAAPVTETDWDERLLIHICYSPRRWTCRNCVLSSNITSSSIRPCDFKMGRVLSSLQAFRCTYNFKLRLPVTHESASNAQAVSSILRHVISVHAKELMDAKAMIDGNLVVGEELCTTDGTHEVELLLPFTKNSLVEASSQKDVAGVLVFGGSVCSYAYSNSKEPVMQAVADIKDDIIRSLQSRLDIICDEADEDPDPIDIDGKDSRVEKLPEKPVSRLVLNSLRRTCLLSFPRRVFVPWLAGTFICDYLQPSETVEVLKEHCVELMSMEAPTDPSTYLQPEVEAPSLITESFWDVAVPNHFAPVSSLEKSRQVVSVESSRQSNQPFNFNVLAVVCLLLFAILVGFVLARQK; encoded by the exons ATGGTGAAAGCAGTAATCGGAGACGAAACCCAACTAACTTCAGCAGAGGATCGCCTCAGCCAATCCGGTCTCACTTCTCAG GTGGGTTTGGTGATAGGAAAACTTAGCTCCAAATTAGATCGTGGCTTCATTTTCGATTTGGTCCCCACCCCACCAAACGATGCAGGAGAATCAGCCTGTTCACTCCTCGAAGCCACCAAAGATGACAACAAGAGAAAGGCTTCCAAATCTAAATCACAAACCGCCGTTGATTCTTCTGCCTTGAACATCGATTCGGATTGGGTCGCTGAACATGCCCGTCAG GTTTCAAGAATGTTAGTGGGTGGCATGAAGGTTATTGGTGTTTATGTTTGGGTTAGTGATAGTGCTTTCAAGAATTCAACTATAACACTTTTCCAG CTTTTACAGACAGTGAAGGGAGTTGCAGAAGCTGCACCAGTTACTGAAACTGATTGGGATGAGAGATTGCTGATTCATATATGTTATAGTCCAAGGAG GTGGACGTGCCGGAATTGTGTGCTGTCTTCGAATATCACTTCAAGTAGTATACGGCCATGTGATTTTAAAATGGGAAGGGTCTTAAGTTCCCTTCAGGCATTTAGGTGTACATACAACTTCAAACTCAG ATTGCCTGTAACTCATGAGAGTGCATCAAATGCCCAAGCAGTGAGTTCAATTCTTCGTCATGTAATTTCTGTGCATGCTAAAGAGCTAATGGATGCAAAGGCTATGATTGATGGGAATTTG GTTGTTGGCGAAGAGCTATGCACAACTGATGGTACGCATGAAGTTGAATTGCTCCTACCATTCACGAAGAATTCTTTGGTTGAAG CAAGCAGCCAGAAGGACGTTGCTGGTGTTCTTGTCTTTGGTGGATCTGTGTGCTCTTATGCATACTCAAACTCAAAGGAACCAGTGATGCAGGCTGTTGCTGATATAAAG GATGATATCATCAGGAGTCTTCAAAGTAGACTTGATATCATCTGTGATGAAGCAGATGAAGATCCAGATCCTATTGACATCGATGGCAAGGATTCGAGGGTAGAAAAACTGCCTGAGAAACCTGTTTCAAGACTTGTCTTGAACTCTTTGAG GAGAACATGCTTACTTTCATTTCCTCGAAGAGTCTTTGTTCCCTGGTTGGCTGGTACATTCATCTGTGACTACCTGCAACCATCCGAGACAGTTGAG GTTTTAAAAGAACATTGTGTTGAGTTGATGTCCATGGAAGCTCCAACTGATCCCTCGACATATCTCCAACCAGAAGTTGAAGCTCCATCACTAATCACTGAATCTTTCTGGGATGTTGCAGTTCCTAACCATTTCGCACCTGTTTCTTCTTTAGAGAAGAGTAGACAAGTCGTGAGTGTGGAAAGTAGCCGGCAATCTAATCAGCCATTTAATTTCAATGTCTTGGCTGTTGTTTGCCTCCTCCTCTTTGCAATCTTGGTTGGGTTTGTGCTTGCAAGGCAAAAATAG